One genomic segment of Chelonia mydas isolate rCheMyd1 chromosome 1, rCheMyd1.pri.v2, whole genome shotgun sequence includes these proteins:
- the RASA3 gene encoding ras GTPase-activating protein 3 isoform X3, whose protein sequence is MPVSASAAHVLGEVCREKQEAAIPLVRLFLHYGKIVPFISAIANAEVKRTQDPNTIFRGNSLTSKCIDETMKLAGMHYLQVTLKPIIDEICQLHKPCEIDPVKLKDGENLENNRENLRQFVDRIFTVITKSGVSCPTVMCDIFFSLRESAAKRFQGDPDVRYTAVSSFIFLRFFAPAILSPNLFQLTPHHPDPQTSRTLTLISKTIQTLGSLSKSKSANFKESYMATFYDYFNEQKYADAVKNFLDLISSSGRRDHKSIEQPILLKEGFMIKRAQGRKRFGMKNFKKRWFRLTNHEFTYQKSKGDHPLCSIPIENILAVEKLEEESFKMKNMFQVIQPERVLYIQANNCVEAKDWIDILTKVSQCNKKRLTVYHPSAYLNGHWLCCKATADNTPGCTPCTGGLPANIQLDIDGDRETERIYSLFNLYMPKLEKMQEACGSKSVYDGPEQEEYSTFIIDDPKETYKTLKQIIEGVGTLEQEHAQYKRDKFKKTKYGSQEHPIGDKSFQSYIRQQSEISAHSI, encoded by the exons ATG CCTGTTTCGGCATCTGCTGCACATGTGTTGGGTGAAGTTTGCAGAGAAAAACAGGAAGCAGCCATTCCTCTGGTTAGGCTTTTTTTACACTATGGCAAAATTGTGCCTTTCATCAGTGCAATTGCAAATGCTGAAGTGAAGAGAACTCA AGACCCCAACACCATTTTCAGAGGAAATTCATTAACTTCCAAGTGCATTGATGAGACCATGAAACTGGCAGGGATGCATTATCTTCAGGTTACACTAAAGCCAATTATAGATGAG ATCTGCCAGCTCCATAAACCTTGTGAAATTGATCCTGTGAAGTTAAAAGATGGTGAAAACCTGGAAAATAACAGG GAAAATCTGAGGCAGTTTGTTGACCGCATTTTTACTGTCATAACGAAATCTGGGGTGAGCTGTCCCACAGTGATGTGCGATATTTTCTTTTCACTGAGAGAGTCAGCTGCCAAACGTTTTCAAG GTGACCCAGATGTACGGTATACAGCTGTAAGCAGTTTCATTTTCCTGAGATTCTTTGCTCCTGCAATTCTTTCTCCAAATCTCTTTCAACTTACACCACACCACCCA GATCCTCAGACCTCTAGAACTTTGACACTTATCTCTAAGACCATACAAACATTGGGCAGCTTATCAAAATCTAAATCt GCCAACTTCAAGGAATCTTACATGGCCACTTTTTATGACTATTTTAATGAGCAGAAATATGCAGATGCAGTAAAAAAT TTCTTAGATTTGATTTCATCCTCTGGAAGGAGAGATCACAAGAGTATAGAGCAACCCATACTGCTTAAAGAAGG GTTTATGATCAAAAGAGCACAAGGAAGAAAACGATTTGGTATGAAAAACTTCAAGAAGAGATGGTTTCGCCTGACTAACCATGAATTTACCTATCAGAAAAGCAAAG GTGATCACCCACTGTGTAGCATTCCGATAGAAAACATTCTGGCAGTGGAGAAATTGGAGGAGGAgtcctttaaaatgaaaaat ATGTTCCAAGTGATTCAGCCTGAGAGAGTCCTGTATATCCAGGCAAATAACTGTGTCGAGGCCAAGGACTGGATTGACATACTTACTAAAGTTAGCCAGTGCAACAAGAAACGCCTCACAGTCTACCACCCTTCCGCATACCTTAATGGACACTGGCTGTGCTGCAAGGCCACCGCAGATAATACTCCTGGCTGTACGCCCTGCACTGG AGGCCTCCCTGCAAATATACAACTAGACATAGATGGAGATAGAGAAACTGAACGCATCTACTCCCTTTTCAACTTGTATATGCCTAAATTGGAGAAAATGCAAG AGGCCTGTGGCAGCAAATCTGTATATGATGGGCCAGAACAAGAAGAGTACTCAACATTTATCATTGATGACCCAAAGGAGACTTATAAAACACTAAAGCAGATCATAGAAGGTGTTGGAACTTTAGAACAGGAACATGCTCAGTATAAGAGGGACAAATTCAAGAAGACAAAATATGGAAGCCA GGAACATCCTATTGGGGACAAGAGTTTCCAGAGTTACATCCGGCAGCAATCTGAAATCTCAGCACATTCCATTTAA